The window CCCTCCTTCTTCGGCAGCGTGGCGGAGAAGACTGTGCCCCTGGCCCAGAAGCCGGCGGAGGGGCGGAAGTGGATCCGCTCCGTGGTGTTTAAGGATCCCTTCGCCTCGGTGCCGCCGGACAAGCTGAAGGTGCTGGCCGACGCCGAGCAGTGGTCCACCAACATCGGCTACCCTGGCCCGGCCAACCCGGCCGAAGGCGAGATCTTCGACACCTTCGTCATCCCGGACATGTTCGCCAAGGCGGCCACGGGGCAGCTCACTGCGCGGCAGGCGGTGCTAGAGGCGGACCGGCGGGTGAAGGAGATCTTCGCCAAGTGGCGCCGTGCCGGGCTGGTGGGCGGCGGCAAAGACAGGTAACATCAACCAGATGTGAAGGCCAGGCGGGGTGCGTCCGGTCTGCGGGCGCACCTCGCCCTGTCCCCTGGGGTGAGGCGAAAAGGTATGGAGCGGGGCTACGTCGAGACGCGGGACCTGCACAAGTTCTTCGGAGAGGTGCACGCTGTGGATGGCGTCAACCTCTCCGTGAGGCAAGGGGAGCTGCTGGTCCTCCTGGGGCCTTCAGGCTGCGGGAAGACCACGTTGATGCGCATGATCGCTGGCCTGGAGACGCCCACCGCCGGTGAGATCTTCATCGCCGGCGAGCGCATGGACGCCGACGTGCCGCCCCGCGCCCGCGGCATCGCCATGGTCTTCCAGAGCTACGCCCTCTACCCGCACAAGACCGCCTTCCGCAACATCTCCTTCCCCCTGGAGGCGATGCGACAGCCGCCGCGCCTGGTGCGGGAGCGGGTGCACGGCGGGGCGCGCATGTTCGGCATCGAGCGCCTGCTGGACCGCTTCCCCCGTCAGCTTTCCGGCGGGGAGCGGCAGCGTGTGGCGCTGGCCCGGGCGGTGGTGCGCGACCCCAAGGTCTTCCTCTTCGACGAACCGCTCTCCAACCTGGACGCGCAGTTGCGGGCCATCGCCCGCTACGAGCTCAAGGAGTTCCAGCGGCAGATCGGGACCACCACCATCTACGTCACCCACGACCAGGTGGAGGCCATGGGGCTGGGCGACCGCATCGCGGTCATGGAGAAGGGGAGGGTGCGCCAGGTGGGCAGCCCGCAGGAGGTCTACGACTACCCCGCGGACACCTTTGTAGCCACCTTCCTCGGTTCCCCGCCGATGAACCTGGTCGAGCACGACGAGGAGACGCTCATCGGCTTTCGCCCCGAACACTTCCTGCCGCGGGAGGTCTTTGATCCGCGGGACCAAGTGGTGGTCTACCACCTGCGGGTGCGGCAGGTGGAGCACCTGGGCGCGGACCGGCTGGTTTACGGCTTGCTGGAGGAGAAGCGCCGCTCGGACCAGCCGGTCATCGCCGGACTGCCGGTGAACGTGACCATGCCGGTGGCGGAGGGGCAGGTCTACGAGTTTGCCGTGCCCCGCCGGGCGATCCGCTCCTTCGATCGCCGCACCGGCCTGGCGCGGGATCGCGGTCCCGGAGATGGCTCGGCGGGAGCGGCACGGTGACCGGGAGCCCGGCATGGAGCCCGGTGGCCAGGCGGTGGTGACGCGGTGGCCCTGAAGGAGGCGCAGTCAGTGGTGGCGGCAGCCCCGGCGGTCTTCCGCCGCAGGACGCTGGCCGACCGGGACGATGCGCTGGGCCGGCTGCTTCTGGCTCCCGCTCTCCTCTACGTCGTCCTCCTGGTGGGTGTGCCCTTTGG is drawn from Armatimonadota bacterium and contains these coding sequences:
- a CDS encoding ABC transporter ATP-binding protein; protein product: MERGYVETRDLHKFFGEVHAVDGVNLSVRQGELLVLLGPSGCGKTTLMRMIAGLETPTAGEIFIAGERMDADVPPRARGIAMVFQSYALYPHKTAFRNISFPLEAMRQPPRLVRERVHGGARMFGIERLLDRFPRQLSGGERQRVALARAVVRDPKVFLFDEPLSNLDAQLRAIARYELKEFQRQIGTTTIYVTHDQVEAMGLGDRIAVMEKGRVRQVGSPQEVYDYPADTFVATFLGSPPMNLVEHDEETLIGFRPEHFLPREVFDPRDQVVVYHLRVRQVEHLGADRLVYGLLEEKRRSDQPVIAGLPVNVTMPVAEGQVYEFAVPRRAIRSFDRRTGLARDRGPGDGSAGAAR